The region TTCGTTAGAGTGACAAAAGATCCATTAGATATGATTATCGTCTGTGTGTCTTGGAGATGTTGGTCTCGGAGAAATCAACCATGCTAAGATAAGTGAAATAAACCTTGTCCTCACGCACATACCTATCACCGGTAGTATCAACCGAGCGGTGATTCAGATCGGAAGCCAACATATGGAGTGGATAGCCTGTCTTGTTGGCGAGATAGGAAGCAGCGGATCGACGTAGCGTGTGGCTGGTGATTTTCCACCGAGTCCGCCTTTCCCTGTCTTCGTACATCTTCTCCTGAATACCTGCTCTCTTGACAGCGGTTCTGATGATACGTGAAACGTGCTCAGGTCGCATTTGTTCTCTCTGATTCAAGACCGACAGTGATCTTGGCTAACGGCTAGTGGTTGCTTCTTTTGGAAATACTGTCCACAATGTCTCGTTCAGTCTGTTCTCTCAGATATTTAACGGTTTGATTGTGTATTTTGGAGGTATAAGTCAATATTCTTCGTTCGTATGAGTAAAGGAAAATTCACGAACATTACCATTCAAAATAGTTCAATTGAATTATTATACGTTGCTACCGACACTTCGATTTTTCCTTATGTAACAATCTGCTTTCTTTCGCTCAATTATTACATAAGGTATAGCCGGTCGGTCTCGCAGAAACAGTGATCTTCATAACGTGCGTGTTCTTCTTGTCTGAATCATGAAAACAGACGCTGTGCTGTGTTGGTCACTACTCTTCGGTGACATGATACACTTGCCAAATGTGGGGGAGAAAATTATCTGAATAGACGAGACACCTGACACGGCTGATGTTTCTACTGCAGCTGAGGATGATGTAAAGAGAGGGTCG is a window of Haloquadratum walsbyi C23 DNA encoding:
- a CDS encoding tyrosine-type recombinase/integrase yields the protein MRPEHVSRIIRTAVKRAGIQEKMYEDRERRTRWKITSHTLRRSAASYLANKTGYPLHMLASDLNHRSVDTTGDRYVREDKVYFTYLSMVDFSETNISKTHRR